GGAAGCCGTCAAAGTACTTGATGTGGCCGAGACAATCACATCCAAGTGTGAGCTCGTTCGCTGTGATACCGAAGCCGACGTCTCCAACGTCAAACGCTTGCTTGCGGTGGAAGGGAGCACGAGGGTCTATTGGTCAGCCTAAATATTGTGGTAGAGCAAGAAGTCAGAACATACGTCCGTAAGGAACCGTCATCTCCGACACCGACAGCCGGTAGAAAACACTCCGTCCGTCATAGTTCAGGTTGTGGATGACCATCCCCTCCCGGGTATTAAACCCAACCCGGAACTTCCACTTCTGCCATGAAACCTCATTTCCGTTCACAGAGAACGAAGCACCCTCCGGCTGCTGCACGATATACGGCTTCAAGTCATTGCGCAAAGGCTCCTCGAGCAATTCATGTGCATACTGGATTCCCGGAACTGGTCTCCATGGTTGCGTCTCAACGCTGCTATGATCAGGAGTAGAGGGCAAGTAATCAATCCGTACCAGTTGTCTGGTAAGACCGTCAAAGACAGGAGAGAACTTGCACGGATGCGCATAGTGGTTGTTTTGCGGGTGGTCCGTGGCAACAATGTACATGTAGCACTGGAACAAACGACGAGACTCGTTCTGGTCATCTGTTCCGTAGATCCAGGGATCGTTGCAAACTCTCATGCCGGATGGGAGCTGCATCTTGGCGATCTCAGCCTGGACAGCAGGGTGGTTGAGACAGAGTTGTTCGATTTCGATCATTTCGTCCACGTCGACAGGGGGCTGTCACGTTAGCATCCATGTACCCCATGAAGTATATCCAACTCACCTGAATATCCTTCGGCATCTCATTCAAAGACACAACAGCTCTCGTCGAAGCATTCAGCAATGCCTTACAGAATGCCCCGGTGTCCAACCGGTGGAACAAAGCAATCAAAAACCGCGCCGGCTTCGGCGGAAGAGGCTTCCCCAAGCGCTCAGCCTCAATATACGGCACGACATCCTTCTTGATAGGCTCTTGAATATCAATCCGCTTGTACCGCAGGTCAACGCCAGGGAGAGCGGCCTGCAGGAGTTTGGTGGCAAGCTGGATTTCCCCGGGTGTGATGGGGTCGAAGGGGTGTAATCCGGACATGGTGATACAGGAGTTGACACCAACTAGGGATAAATTGTAGAATATGTGAatacaagaaaagaagagccATGAGGTGAGGGACAACGGCTTATATAGACGAGGTGTTGGCCATGCATTGCTGCGATGCCTGGGGCTGCTGATCGTCTGTCCCACTGCGGAACGGAGGTCGAAACTGTGCTTGACTCTTATTGGGTGATATGTCCTTCGGCGTATCTCCTGCCCTGATAGGCTTAGCGTACTTCTATAGGAGCATCTATGATTGGCTGATATTTTGGTTATCTACATTGCCAAATCGGGTTATGCGGAGGAGAGCCGGGGTAAAAGTACATCGGAGCCAGTCAGATGGGAGAATGTCCATAGTACTATCATCTGATATTTACACAATAGAGGGCTAGCACCAATTCAAAAAAACATAAATATCGTATACCCAATAACCACTGTTCCCAGCCCGCCTGTCGCAGCCCATGCACCCGCTCTATCCTTCAGCGTAAGCGGTCTCCACTGCCCCGGCAGCTCAGCGGAAGTCCTTCCTGTCCCGGCAGAACTATCGCCGTCACTCGATCCACCAGTTCTATCCGTTAACGGGCCCCCAACCGTGTCCAGTAGATTGGCCTGGATCACTTCCAGAGCGGACATTTGTTGGCCAACACCCATAGTTCCATCATAGGACCCCTTAGTCCAGCTGGTACCGCAGTATGTTCCTGTATCGCCACCAAGGCACTGCGCTGCCGCAGCCTTTGCACTGGGTCGCAGACGAGAGACGACGGTGTCGTACGTGAAGGGTGCGATTTTGGCAATGTCGCCCATCCACCGGCCTAGGTATGCTTTGAAGGAGGTCGAGTCGGTGGTGCACGCTTCTTGGGGCTCGCAGGCGGATTCGTACATGACGTTCTTTGATGTTTGgttcttggagaagaagacgTGTTGTGCGTTGAGTAGACCGGTGATTCGCTTCTCCCATTTCTGGGCTCCGTTTGTCTGCTTCGTTAGTATTAGAAGTTGTTAATGGAGGTTGAAACATACCAAATTCCACATATGGGCTGCTCCGTGCAAAAACACCCCATTGTTATACGTCCACTGTATATGGTTGATATCCGAGCAATTGTTCGTCTCGCTCGTCCCGTCATAAACTTGGTATTTCTCCCCAAGCAGTCCCACGGCTTCAGCCCAGTCCCAGGTATTCTCTGCCCATTCCGCATAGGTGATATTGCCCGTATACCGTGCCAGCCGTGCCGCGAGATCGAAGAAACAGCCGTTCGAAATAGCATTCTTGTACTCGTATCCGCTGTTGAATGAATATATCTGCCATTTCAACCCTCCATTGCAGGTTTCCATATCCCATCTCGCAGCTTGTTCGTTAAACACGGCTTGCGCCATCGCTAGCCATGATGGCTTATCCTCTTCCGGATTAGGGAAATTGGACTCCGCAGCCATCATGGCCGTGAATGCCCAGAAAGCCTGGTCATCGTTCCCTTCAGTCCGGGTCTGGTTCGTCGGCATGAGGTCGCCGTTCTCGCCTGCTTGGTGCAGGattgcttgcttggtgaTATCATTGTATGTCGTGTCGCCGGTGTAGGTCCAGTAATTGATCAATGTCCCAAAGAAAGCTCCTGCTTCCCACCAGTAGTATGGATCTGGGAGGTTCCCGGGTACGTCTCCTGTGTTGTTGCCGGTGTAGAAACTGACGAGGTCCCAGGCGAGTTGGCTGGCGACGTTTTTGATGCTGTCTGTTGGCCATATGGATTAGTTCCGCCTTGTTACTAGTTCATGTCCAGCGAATGGAGGTCTGACTTACCTTCATCAGTGACATCAAGCTCAATCGCATCTACCTGGGTGCCGATGAAGCACCATAACGCAGCCAGGTATACCCAGACAGAGTTCACCGATATGCTAATGAACCTCATCGCTCCAAGCCACAATTGGCAGTATACACAGTGCGGAACGGATGATAGCCATGGCAATAcggggaaaaggaaaactcGTTCGAGATATGGGAGGTTACCAAGGGAGGGATGGATTCCCATTGAGGGCCGCATATGCAAGGAATGTGGGCGATATGTCCCCTGCAGGGGTGCAATAGCTCCGATTGGACTGGTAATAATTCCCAACGGTTGAACATGTACTAGTTATTTCCCTGCATTCTGCGTTGTAAACGGGAGTTCTTCGTGGGGTAATGGTTATAATCGTTGGTGGAGCATTGTTGGCGGATCAGGGTGGTATACTTGGATATATGCCCTCCCTCGCGTACAATGGACTTCTGTATAACTATATTGGAATAGATACATTCCGTTACATTGAGCAGGTAGCACAGGAAAGTAATTGCCAGGTGCAAATATTATACCCAATAAGGCGTCGGGCTATACAGTGTACATGGCGACGTAAATCACAACATGCCATGAAAATACTGTACAACTTCATGCACTCTTCAAGAAAAGAACGTCTACCATAGTGTTAGCCACATTAGATACGAtaataaagaaaaagaacactTACTATACTGATTCCGCGAACCCCACGCATCAACAACATCCAACCTAGCCTTTTCCAGCAGCGCATGGGCATCATTCGCATCATATTTATGGCTCTTTATAGCCAATATCCTTCGTCCAGCTGGGACCACCTCTCCACCTAGCCACACATCCGTCTTGGGGTAATAGTACTGGCTATGGCTCCCATTTTCGTGATCCCAGGACCCAACAACATCCCATTTTCCAAGGTCGAAAGCTTCATGACCAAGGATATCGTTGGCTCTTTCCAATCCATTCTTGATGAATCTGTGATTATTACCGTGCTTGTCGTTATACGCAGCTAGTACTCGTTCTTGATCTTTGCAACCGTCTAGACCAAGTAGGAAAGATCGATTCGATTCTCCGGGGCCGATGAAGCCTGACAAAAACCCCGCGGTCTCGGATCGCTGCATGCTGCCCACCGTCGATCCCAGTGATACTAAAACTTTCGGGCGCGATTCGAGCTCGGCCCGCTGCAGCCACTGACGGCCATCATTGTATGTCCCCAAAAGTCCGAAGCAGCGGATGTGCCGGAACGTACCCGGCGGGACCACGTTGAGGGTACGTTGGAGTTCGTGAAGGGAGACGTCGAGAGCGAAGTAATCTACATCGCGGCCTAGATCGTCGAGAGCCTCGAGCAAGATTTTGATTTTGCGTAGATTGCTGGCCAGTTAGACTTTGTATATCGTTTGTATTTCTGGTAGTAATACTCACCCACTCCCCAATTCAATAATCATACTCCCCGGCTGAATATGCTGCGCGATCTGATGCTTCTGCTCCTCTAAAATACCAATCTCCTCATTCGTCAAGTAGTATGACGGCGTATAAGTCACATCTTCAAAGTACTGCAATCCCTTCTTGTCCCATAGGAGAAGGTCGGGCATAGCAGCTTCGCCATGGCATGCTGCTTGGATACTATCTTGTAAGGAACTTCGGAGCTCGGTTTCTGTTTTTGCGGAGCTGATGTCGATTATATTATTTGGAGCGGTCGATCTAGAGACAGGCTCATAGACCGCGCGCGGTTTGACGTCTATTCGGGAGGAGATTATGTTTTCGAACATTGTCAATATTGGCGTGAAATGAACCAACTGGTCAATGAGCACGGGCGAGTGCCAATCTCATATACAATGCTACCGATGAGTATTTGTGATGCAATGCTTCTTTACTCTCCTCGATACTGCAGTAAATATTATGTGAGCTCATATAGTCGTCTTTTCCATTTCCTTGCTGTGTCGACCGAGTGCAGTACACTATACTCTGGTATCCACAAATCTGAGTTAGTATGAACTCACAGATCGGTCACCATGAGCCGGAAGAATGAAAGTCTATATAACAACCGACTGCTTATTGGAGATAACCGTGGATTGCAAGGTTTGGCATCATTGGAGGATCAACCACTATATTTATTCCCTAGCTGTTAAGATGATTGAAGTTCATAACAAACGGCCGTTGTGCATCCTTTCGCCTTGAATTGTACTGGAAATGCTGTATCCGCCATGTACGGCCGtgagcaacaaagcaaataCGGGGAAATATTCAATATACGTTGCTCGGTACTCTCTCATTAACTAAAGGTCTCCAGAATTAATGATGTATCATCTTAATGTTATTTTTTAATTTTGCCTATTCTACGTACGTTCGCGCAGTATTGTTACTAACAGTAATGGTTAGCGGAATATGTTTTCCTGGAATATATTCACCCCACATGCGATTATAAATGCACCGGAAACCACCATATCACCGCATATACCCCAAAAATGAAGAACGTATTCATGTGAGCAATCCTATACCCATCTACTTTTTCAAATCGCTAAGCTCAACAGTACAGGTGTCAGCGGCTACATCGGCGGCGACCTGCTGTCGGTGCTGGCGGTCCAGTATCCAGATTACAATTACCGCATCCTGGCCCGGAGCGAGAAGAGTAGCGAACTGATCAAGGCCCAGTTCCCGGCGGCTGAGATTGTACTGTCGGATCTGAACGACCTGGAAACGTTGCGCAAAGAAAGTGCCAGGGCCGACGTTATCATCCGTGAGTTTTCCGAGCATGCCCTGCCTCCCCAGTCCCTCATCTAACATGTCTGCTCTAGACACGGCCGATGCGTCAGACCATCTCCCTGCAGCGCAGGCAATTGTCCAGGGTGCATTGGAGGGCCATGATGAAGGACATCCTGTGTATCTGCTGCATACGAGCGGAACTGGTATTCTCTCGTTTCTCGATACGGAAAATGGGGTGTATGGGGAGAGACGGGACAAGCTCTATGATGACCTAGAGGGTGTTCAGGAGATTCTTGGTTTCCCCGATCATGCATTCCATCGGGACGTGGACAAGTTCGTGCTTGAAGCTGGTGCAGAGCATTCGAAGGTCTTGAAGGCTGCGATAGTCTCTCCGTCGACTGTATATGGTAGGAAATGAATGACGCACCTTAAAGCCATTGCCATAATAACATTATCGCCCAGGTCGCGGTCGTGGCCCTTGCTCGCAACGCAGCCGACAAGTATACGAAATGTCCAAATACACCCTACAAAACGGAAAGATCCCCATAATCGGCCGCGGACTCTCAACTGGCGGCAATATCCATGTTGCTGACGTGACCAGTCTGttcgtcctcctcttcgaGCGCGCCCACCATGGAGACAAAGATGGTAAACTCTGGGGAGGCGAAGCATACTACATAGGCGCGACCGGCGAGCACTGCTGGGGCGATGTAGCGAAGCTGGTTGGAAAGGTCGCTGTAGATGAAGGATTCATTCCGTCTGCTGAGATACAGTCTTTGGATGTTGAAACTGCGCGTCGGTTGGCGGGTTTTGAGGCTGTGAGTTGGGGGTTGAATATGCGGTCTCGTGCGAAGAGGGCGACGGAGTATTTGGGGTGGGAGGCGAGTGGGCCTTCGCTGGAGGATGAAATTCCGGGGATTGTCAGGGAAGAGTGGCAGCGGTTGCAGGAGTAGATATAGATGTCCATTGCTTCGGGCTCGAACTTTCTGTTTTGCTATAGGACATCAAGCGATGCAGGAACAACCAACATGCAAAGGACACGCTTACTtaacgaaatgataacaATTGCATTTATTATCTCCCTGTATCCTGCTAGATAACGCCGATCTTATCATCCTCATGCGGGGTATGACACCGGCCCGAACATCCCCACAGTGGCTGACACATGATAAGGCCCCCTCATATGCCCGTCACTGAGTATCACAGAGACCAAATGCAATTGTTAGCCATGGATCGCTCCCGGCGCTCACGACGGACCCAGAATGCGTATGTATACGGATCACAATTGATTTGGACGTGGCTGACTGTCCATCAGATGCCAACGATGCCGCTCGCGCAAGGTCAAATGCTCCGGTATCCAGCCGTGCGAGCATTGTCGCAGGCGGGGGCAGGATTGTGtgtttgatgaggatcggaAGATTGTGATTTCGGAGGGGTATGACGCTTCCAGGGTGCTGATAGGGATGTTGCTAACGAGATAGGTTGTTTCTGTCGATGAAGCGAAAATTGGAGGAACGCGGTGACAATGCGACAATCGAGCATAAGCGGACTCGGTTGTTGGATAGTTCAGGTGAGAGATAACGCGCAAACTATGCGCCTATGCTGGGCTAAAGCTAATGTTACTAAGAACCAGCAGAATCAAGGACAGAAACCACCGAAGCACGACAATCCGAAGAACGATTTGTCTCGAACCCGCTCGTGTCAGCCTCATATCTGAAACATAATGGACAGACACAACGCGCATGGTGTACGTTGACCGAATACAACGTCCTGGCTCAGACTAACACGTTTTGTAGTATGTCTCGGCCCGACATCAACGTGGTCTTTCAGCCGTCGCGTCCTAAGCATCATCCAAACCCGCGTCCACCCCGATAGCAACACACCGATTCCCCTCGCCGTTGACGGCGATGCATACCAAATACATTGGGGTCACGCGAGCTCAAACGAACCGCCGGATATCAGCGGCCTGCCATCCATCGACTATGCGCTGTATATGCTGAGTACCGTCAAGTTCCATTTGAGCCCGATGTATCGATTCTTTGACGAGAAGGAGTTTCTGTGCAATCTCTACGAGTTTTACGACAATGCTCCCGTGAAGGCGCAAGAGTCGCGACTCTGGTATATACAGTTTCTGATGGTTTTGGCGTTTGGAGAGGCGTTTCTGACGCCTGTAAGGACGGCAGAGAATACGGAGAACTGGACGCGGTTTTTCACTAGGGCCATGTCGTTACTGCCGGATATTACGGGGTTGTGGCGGGATCCGATACTGGCGATTGAGGTGCTTGCGTTGATCGCGCTGTACTTCCATTCGGTGGATATTAGAGATACTGCTTATTGCTATGTAAGTGTACCGAAACCTTTACGTTAGGACGGTATGCTAAATGTATAGATTGGCCATGCAATGCGCATGGCTTTGGTAGAGGGCTGGCATCGCGCTCTTCCTGTCGAGCAACTGGGAGAAAAGATGGTCGAGCGATGCAAGAATATCTGGTGGACGATATATATTCTCGACAGCCGTTTCTCGTCTTTAATTGGAACTCCTAACTCAGTTaatgatgaggatgttaCTGCCATGCTCTGGGATCTGAGAAATTGTTCTCAGGAAGCAGCTGCGTTGACATTGCATGTCAAGATATCGCAGGTCGTCACGCGTGTTCTTAACAGTTAGTATTCCAATGCGGTCTACATTTCGTTGCTGACTTTCCTAGCTGTGTATAGCGTAGATGGCAAACTGGGGGGCGTCTTTCTGCGCAAGATGCGATCCGTCCTGCATGAAATGACGGATCTCTCTCGGGAGCTTGAGAATGTCTTTGCGCACCGGTTTCAGAATTCAGTCGATGCGATTTCCGGAGTGACCACGCGATTGACACTGTCTTGCCATTTGGTATGTTTTTTCGACACTCTACAATTTCCACGCTGACCAAATAGTGTATCATCGTAACGGTCCGTCCCCTCATCCTCAGCCTGCTATGGGAACGCCTGAGCTGTTACGAAAACGGCGATTCTCTGCGTCCATTATCAGCGCCAGTTCGAACACTCGTGCAATCCTGCGTCGACTCCGCCATCAAGTCCCTGCGACTGCTGACAGCCTTGCGAAACCAAAACCTACTTGGTACGACCCGTCACTCCCAGTGCCAACGCATCGCTGACCATGTAGAAACTTTCCTCCCATTCGACCTTGAAAGCCTTTTCTCAGCAGCCTGGATTTTATCCATGATTTTAGCTATCCTCCCAGACACCCTCCCCGACCACAGCTACCGCGACACATATTTCAGTCTTCTGGACGACATG
This region of Aspergillus chevalieri M1 DNA, chromosome 4, nearly complete sequence genomic DNA includes:
- the DCW1_1 gene encoding glycoside hydrolase family 76 protein (CAZy:GH76;~COG:G;~EggNog:ENOG410PFRH;~InterPro:IPR005198,IPR008928,IPR014480;~PFAM:PF03663;~SECRETED:SignalP(1-28);~TransMembrane:1 (n11-22c28/29o440-461i);~go_function: GO:0008496 - mannan endo-1,6-alpha-mannosidase activity [Evidence IEA];~go_process: GO:0005975 - carbohydrate metabolic process [Evidence IEA];~go_process: GO:0016052 - carbohydrate catabolic process [Evidence IEA]), with product MRFISISVNSVWVYLAALWCFIGTQVDAIELDVTDEDSIKNVASQLAWDLVSFYTGNNTGDVPGNLPDPYYWWEAGAFFGTLINYWTYTGDTTYNDITKQAILHQAGENGDLMPTNQTRTEGNDDQAFWAFTAMMAAESNFPNPEEDKPSWLAMAQAVFNEQAARWDMETCNGGLKWQIYSFNSGYEYKNAISNGCFFDLAARLARYTGNITYAEWAENTWDWAEAVGLLGEKYQVYDGTSETNNCSDINHIQWTYNNGVFLHGAAHMWNLTNGAQKWEKRITGLLNAQHVFFSKNQTSKNVMYESACEPQEACTTDSTSFKAYLGRWMGDIAKIAPFTYDTVVSRLRPSAKAAAAQCLGGDTGTYCGTSWTKGSYDGTMGVGQQMSALEVIQANLLDTVGGPLTDRTGGSSDGDSSAGTGRTSAELPGQWRPLTLKDRAGAWAATGGLGTVVIGYTIFMFF
- a CDS encoding putative C6 transcription factor (COG:K;~EggNog:ENOG410PMRV;~InterPro:IPR007219;~go_function: GO:0003677 - DNA binding [Evidence IEA];~go_function: GO:0008270 - zinc ion binding [Evidence IEA];~go_process: GO:0006351 - transcription, DNA-templated [Evidence IEA]), which translates into the protein MRMALVEGWHRALPVEQLGEKMVERCKNIWWTIYILDSRFSSLIGTPNSVNDEDVTAMLWDLRNCSQEAAALTLHVKISQVVTRVLNTVYSVDGKLGGVFLRKMRSVLHEMTDLSRELENVFAHRFQNSVDAISGVTTRLTLSCHLCIIVTVRPLILSLLWERLSCYENGDSLRPLSAPVRTLVQSCVDSAIKSLRLLTALRNQNLLETFLPFDLESLFSAAWILSMILAILPDTLPDHSYRDTYFSLLDDMIERGNRVAQFRKSEIELLEELAQPLLVPSTPVSHPVDEEPEPLITPRSETVPGFNDLDVQPVIATPSLTATGIPDVNEDDLTLDWRDFGASLNQMLSATDELDANWVDMDRGLGMDLWLWDN
- a CDS encoding uncharacterized protein (COG:S;~EggNog:ENOG410Q21D;~InterPro:IPR017804,IPR019257,IPR017805;~PFAM:PF10017;~go_function: GO:0008168 - methyltransferase activity [Evidence IEA]); the protein is MFENIISSRIDVKPRAVYEPVSRSTAPNNIIDISSAKTETELRSSLQDSIQAACHGEAAMPDLLLWDKKGLQYFEDVTYTPSYYLTNEEIGILEEQKHQIAQHIQPGSMIIELGSGNLRKIKILLEALDDLGRDVDYFALDVSLHELQRTLNVVPPGTFRHIRCFGLLGTYNDGRQWLQRAELESRPKVLVSLGSTVGSMQRSETAGFLSGFIGPGESNRSFLLGLDGCKDQERVLAAYNDKHGNNHRFIKNGLERANDILGHEAFDLGKWDVVGSWDHENGSHSQYYYPKTDVWLGGEVVPAGRRILAIKSHKYDANDAHALLEKARLDVVDAWGSRNQYNVLFLKSA
- a CDS encoding uncharacterized protein (COG:S;~EggNog:ENOG410PHFD;~InterPro:IPR036291,IPR008030), whose translation is MKNVFITGVSGYIGGDLLSVLAVQYPDYNYRILARSEKSSELIKAQFPAAEIVLSDLNDLETLRKESARADVIIHTADASDHLPAAQAIVQGALEGHDEGHPVYLLHTSGTGILSFLDTENGVYGERRDKLYDDLEGVQEILGFPDHAFHRDVDKFVLEAGAEHSKVLKAAIVSPSTVYGRGRGPCSQRSRQVYEMSKYTLQNGKIPIIGRGLSTGGNIHVADVTSLFVLLFERAHHGDKDGKLWGGEAYYIGATGEHCWGDVAKLVGKVAVDEGFIPSAEIQSLDVETARRLAGFEAVSWGLNMRSRAKRATEYLGWEASGPSLEDEIPGIVREEWQRLQE
- a CDS encoding uncharacterized protein (COG:K;~EggNog:ENOG410PMRV;~InterPro:IPR036864,IPR001138;~PFAM:PF00172;~go_function: GO:0000981 - DNA-binding transcription factor activity, RNA polymerase II-specific [Evidence IEA];~go_function: GO:0008270 - zinc ion binding [Evidence IEA];~go_process: GO:0006355 - regulation of transcription, DNA-templated [Evidence IEA]); translation: MIRPPHMPVTEYHRDQMQLLAMDRSRRSRRTQNACQRCRSRKVKCSGIQPCEHCRRRGQDCVFDEDRKIVISEGLFLSMKRKLEERGDNATIEHKRTRLLDSSEPAESRTETTEARQSEERFVSNPLVSASYLKHNGQTQRAWLCLGPTSTWSFSRRVLSIIQTRVHPDSNTPIPLAVDGDAYQIHWGHASSNEPPDISGLPSIDYALYMLSTVKFHLSPMYRFFDEKEFLCNLYEFYDNAPVKAQESRLWYIQFLMVLAFGEAFLTPVRTAENTENWTRFFTRAMSLLPDITGLWRDPILAIEVLALIALYFHSVDIRDTAYCYVSVPKPLR
- a CDS encoding copper amine oxidase (COG:Q;~EggNog:ENOG410PF88;~InterPro:IPR015798,IPR016182,IPR036460,IPR000269, IPR015802;~PFAM:PF01179,PF02728;~go_function: GO:0005507 - copper ion binding [Evidence IEA];~go_function: GO:0008131 - primary amine oxidase activity [Evidence IEA];~go_function: GO:0048038 - quinone binding [Evidence IEA];~go_process: GO:0009308 - amine metabolic process [Evidence IEA];~go_process: GO:0055114 - oxidation-reduction process [Evidence IEA]), giving the protein MSGLHPFDPITPGEIQLATKLLQAALPGVDLRYKRIDIQEPIKKDVVPYIEAERLGKPLPPKPARFLIALFHRLDTGAFCKALLNASTRAVVSLNEMPKDIQPPVDVDEMIEIEQLCLNHPAVQAEIAKMQLPSGMRVCNDPWIYGTDDQNESRRLFQCYMYIVATDHPQNNHYAHPCKFSPVFDGLTRQLVRIDYLPSTPDHSSVETQPWRPVPGIQYAHELLEEPLRNDLKPYIVQQPEGASFSVNGNEVSWQKWKFRVGFNTREGMVIHNLNYDGRSVFYRLSVSEMTVPYGHPRAPFHRKQAFDVGDVGFGITANELTLGCDCLGHIKYFDGFRADSKGTPIQLKNVICLHEQDNGLQHKHTNYRTGAATVVRNRQLVAQMICTVGNYEYIFAFIFDQAANVELEVRATGILSTVPFDNEKPGTTVPWGTNVGPGVMAPFHQHMFSFRIDPALDGNQNTIYYEDSVPMPEDENNPYKVGYTTEQTVFKTSSTAQTSVDRHRVFKIRNDNIINPITYHPIAYKLQTSPAQMMLASKNSFGLKRAVFATKPIWVTRYRDGELFAAGEFTNQSKQSHGVEEMVARKDPVENEDVVLWHTFGLTHNPRIEDFPVMPMEKVSVMLKPDGFFTKNPALDVPQSNQLFNKSTLHPEKACCAPGQVKL